ATGAAAAAGATCTCCCGGATGGTTCCGGTCTTGGATGCATACCCGATTTCGCTGATGATGGCGTGGTACAAGTCTGGATTATCCAGATAGATTTTTTCCGTGTGCTTGAGCAGGTTGCTTCCGGCTCTGTTTTTTGATATCCGTTCGACCATGCCGGTTTCTTCAAGCATTTCCAGATAATTGTGGATGGTTTTGCTGTCTAAGCCAATATGTTTGGCAATACTGTTTTTGTTGAGTTCTCCCGGCGGGGTGGTGGCCAGATAGGACAGAATGCGCTTGAAACTGGAAAGGTTTTCGGTTTTCAGTTTATAAAAATCGGCGATGTCCTCGTAAATGGTTTTCTGGATCACCCGGACAATTTTTTGATGATATGTTTTGGTATCTTCCAGAAAATAGGGATAATAACCGCATCCCAGGTATTGTTTGAAATGGCCTTTGAGTTTTGGAATATCACCCAGATCCGATTGGATCTGTTCCTTTTTTTCGATGATCTGATCCAGGGTAAAGGACCCCGTATCGGCAATGCCGTTGAACAACAGATATTCTCTGAATGACATCCCGCTCATGTGATAGATGATCCCCCTTCTGGACAGATCATGGGTGCCTTTAATCAGGTCCATGCTCGAACTGCCGGAAAATATAATTTTTATGTCCGGATATGCATCGTAAATGTTTTTGATCTCCTGGTTCCAGTTGGGGTATTTGTGAATTTCATCCAGGAAAAAATACCGCACCCCGAATTCTTCATACAGGTCATCGACAAAATCCATCAACAGGTGTGTTGAAAAATATAAATGGTCAACCGACACATAGATGCATTGCGACTTGTTCTCGATTTTTTCGTTGATGTATTGCAGCAGCAATGTGGTTTTGCCTGTTCCTCTGGGACCTATCAGGCCGGTCAGGCGGTTTTCAATGTTGAATCTGTGGTAAATATAGCGGTGGTGAAGGTGTCGGGTGCTTTCGATCAACCGCCGGTAGGTTTCCATGAAACGGTGTATCATCGGAATGTACTCCTGATTTTGCATTGTTTTTATGGAGTCTATTCCAATAAATTGTGATTGTAAATGATTTTTACTTTTTTTCATTCCTTGATTCAGGTCAAGGAACCGCTCGTGGCATTGCTTTATGATGGGTGCACGTTAAAACAAAAAAGGGGTATCCGGTAACGGTTGCCTGAAACCGCACCTAAAAGGAGGAATGTCATGAAAAAGAAAGAGATTACCCGTCGAAATTTTTTAAAGAACAGCACCCTGGCTGTCACTGGAAGTGCGCTGATTCCCGCGTTTTTAAGAGTCCCGTCCGCGTTTGCCGCACCCGAGAACAAGACAAAGATGTTCTGCTACCAGTGTGAGCAGACCATGGGAGGCAGGGGATGCACGGTCATGGGCGTGTGCGGCAAGACCCCGGAGGTGGCCGCACTCCAGGATCTGCTGGTGCACAGCCTTAAAGGTGTTTCCATTGCCTGCACAGCAGGCCGGCAGGTCAACATCAAAGATGTTGAGACCGACCGGTTCACCTGTGAGGCTCTGTTTGCCACCCTGACCAATGTGGAATTCGATCCCTACCGGCTCGAAGACCTGCTGCACGAATCCGTGGCCCATCGGGATAAAATGATTCAGAAAGTTCATGCCGCCGGCGGAAAAATTGAGTCCCCCAGCGATGCCCTGACCCTGAAACTCAAACCCTCCCTGGAAGGCATGGTCAAACAGGCGGGTGCCTACGGCCTGATGTCGGATCCGGATGTGGACCCGGATATCCGGTCTTTGCAGCACATGCTGCTGTTCGGCCTCAAGGGGATGGCCGCCTACACCGACCATGCCGCGGAACACGGCCAGGAAGATGACGCCAATTACGAATTCGTTCACCGGGCCATGGCGGCCCTGGAAGACAAGACCCTGGGCATGAACGCGCTTTTGGGCCTGGTCCTGGAGTGCGGGGAGAAAAACCTGCGGGCCATGGAACTGCTCAGTATCGGCAACACCGAAGCCTATGGCCATCCCGTGCCCACCAAGGTGCCCCTGGGAGCCAAAAAAGGGAAAGCCATCCTGGTGTCCGGCCATGATCTCATCGATCTGGAAGCCGTGCTTAAAGCCAGTGAAGGTAAAGGCATCTATGTGTACACCCATGGTGAGATGCTGCCCACCCACGGATATCCGAAACTCAAGGAGCGGTTCCCCCATTTTTATGGCCATTACGGCACAGCCTGGCAGAACCAGAAAAAAGAGTTTGATGAATTTCCCGGTGCCATTCTCATGACCACCAACTGCATCCAGAAACCCAAGCAGACCTACAAGCAGAATATCTTCACCACCGGCACCGTGGGATGGCCGGGGGTCACCCATGTGAACAAGAACAACCTCAAACCGTTGATCGACCGGGCCCTGGAACTGCCCGGATACACTGAAGACAAACCGGACATGGAAGTTTTGGTGGGATTCGGTCACAATGCGGTCCTGGGGGTGGCAGACAAGATTGTCTCCGGTGTCAAGGACGGGTCCATCGGGCATTTCTTTCTGGTGGGCGGGTGCGACGGCGTGAAAAAGTCCCGTAACTACTACACCGAATTTGTGGAAAAAACCCCGGACAACAGCATTGTGCTGACCCTGGCCTGCGGCAAGTTCAAGTTCTTCAAAAAACAGCTGGGCGATATCAACGGTATCCCGAGGCTGCTGGATGTGGGCCAGTGCAATGACGCCCATTCCGCCGTGCTCATTGCCGCGGCATTGGGCAACGCCTTTGACACGGATGTCAACGGGCTGCCGTTGTCCTTTATTTTGTCCTGGTATGAACAGAAAGCCGTGGCCATTCTTTTGAGCCTGTTGCACCTGGGCATCAAGGATATTCACATCGGCCCCTCTCTGCCGGCTTTTGTGAGCCCCAATGTTCTGGATGTGCTGGTGAAAAATTACAATTTGACCCCCATCAGCACCCCGGACCAGGACCTGAAAAAAATCCTGGGATAGCCTGCCTTGAATAAATAAACACAGGATGTTCAGGTCTGACAGCAAGCCCCCCGGCGAAACCGCCGGGGGGCTTTTTTAATTCATAATGCGCAAAGAGCGATTTTCTGATCACAGGTTGTCTTTTTTGCACAAAGGTTTCATTTGTCGATTTTCCGATATATAATTCACGGGCAAAGATGAACGGTGACCGAAAAAATTATTTTGAAAGGGCAACGCATGCTTTCTGACCGCAGGGTGTTTGTAAACGGAGAATTTATTGCCTGGGACCAGGCCTGTATCCATATGATGAGCCACAGTTTTTCCAGGGGAGCGGCAATTTTCGAGGTACTGAGTGTCCATGACACTGAAGACACAGGCCCTTGTGTGTTTCGGCTGGATGCCCATGTACAGCGCCTGTTCCGCAGTGCCGCGGCCCTGGACATGGTGCCGGGCCTTTCGTTAGAAGCGGTGGCGGCAGGGGTGTGCGAAACTGCGCGTGAAAACGGCATCCGCCAGGGGGCTGTGAAGATATTGGGATACAATCCTGAGATCGCTTTTGACATCCTGCCCTCGGTCAACACCCTGGACATTGCCGTGTTTGCCATGGACCCGGCCCGGGATCTGGGCCGGCGGCGGGTGCCGGCAGCAGACGGGGCAACCTTATGCGTTTCCTCATGGCGCAAGCTGGATCCCGGGACCGTTCCGGTCGAGGCCAAGGCAGCGGCCAATTATCTCAATGGCATGCTGGCCCGCCAGGAAGCCGGAAAAAAAGGGTGTGACATGGCAGTAATGCTGGATACCCAGGGATTTCTGGCGGAAGGGGCCACGGAATCCATTTTCCTGGTCAAAGACGGCCGGATCATGACCCCGGTTCTGGGAACCGTTCTGGACAGCATTACCCGGAACAGTGTGATCACCCTGGCAAAGACCCTGGGCATCCCCGTGGCAGAGGCCCGGCTATCTCCGGATCTGCTCGATACTGCCGAAGAGATTTTTTTCACCTGTACCCCCATGAAAGTGCTGCCGGTTAAAACCTGTGGGCAGCGCACCCTGTCCCCCGTGCCCGGGCCGGTGACCCGGCAGCTGGCAGATCTGATGGCGGAGGTCACGTCCGGCCGGAACCGGCGGTTTGCTGACTGGCTTTTTCCGGTTTCCTGATCCGGGATACTGTAAAAGGGCGTTTGAACATACCCACTGCCGGACCGGGATGCGGTTTCTTTGATTTTTTTCTTGACAAACCGATATGAATCTGAGATCGGTATAAAAAGACTGACTTTTAAAAGACTGAC
Above is a window of Desulfotignum balticum DSM 7044 DNA encoding:
- a CDS encoding ATP-binding protein, whose translation is MIHRFMETYRRLIESTRHLHHRYIYHRFNIENRLTGLIGPRGTGKTTLLLQYINEKIENKSQCIYVSVDHLYFSTHLLMDFVDDLYEEFGVRYFFLDEIHKYPNWNQEIKNIYDAYPDIKIIFSGSSSMDLIKGTHDLSRRGIIYHMSGMSFREYLLFNGIADTGSFTLDQIIEKKEQIQSDLGDIPKLKGHFKQYLGCGYYPYFLEDTKTYHQKIVRVIQKTIYEDIADFYKLKTENLSSFKRILSYLATTPPGELNKNSIAKHIGLDSKTIHNYLEMLEETGMVERISKNRAGSNLLKHTEKIYLDNPDLYHAIISEIGYASKTGTIREIFFIKMLKNAGKNVYYSPAGDFEVNKHVFEIGGRSKTGKQIKHLQDKAYLVKDDILYGSRREIPLYLFGFLY
- the hcp gene encoding hydroxylamine reductase; translated protein: MKKKEITRRNFLKNSTLAVTGSALIPAFLRVPSAFAAPENKTKMFCYQCEQTMGGRGCTVMGVCGKTPEVAALQDLLVHSLKGVSIACTAGRQVNIKDVETDRFTCEALFATLTNVEFDPYRLEDLLHESVAHRDKMIQKVHAAGGKIESPSDALTLKLKPSLEGMVKQAGAYGLMSDPDVDPDIRSLQHMLLFGLKGMAAYTDHAAEHGQEDDANYEFVHRAMAALEDKTLGMNALLGLVLECGEKNLRAMELLSIGNTEAYGHPVPTKVPLGAKKGKAILVSGHDLIDLEAVLKASEGKGIYVYTHGEMLPTHGYPKLKERFPHFYGHYGTAWQNQKKEFDEFPGAILMTTNCIQKPKQTYKQNIFTTGTVGWPGVTHVNKNNLKPLIDRALELPGYTEDKPDMEVLVGFGHNAVLGVADKIVSGVKDGSIGHFFLVGGCDGVKKSRNYYTEFVEKTPDNSIVLTLACGKFKFFKKQLGDINGIPRLLDVGQCNDAHSAVLIAAALGNAFDTDVNGLPLSFILSWYEQKAVAILLSLLHLGIKDIHIGPSLPAFVSPNVLDVLVKNYNLTPISTPDQDLKKILG
- a CDS encoding aminotransferase class IV: MLSDRRVFVNGEFIAWDQACIHMMSHSFSRGAAIFEVLSVHDTEDTGPCVFRLDAHVQRLFRSAAALDMVPGLSLEAVAAGVCETARENGIRQGAVKILGYNPEIAFDILPSVNTLDIAVFAMDPARDLGRRRVPAADGATLCVSSWRKLDPGTVPVEAKAAANYLNGMLARQEAGKKGCDMAVMLDTQGFLAEGATESIFLVKDGRIMTPVLGTVLDSITRNSVITLAKTLGIPVAEARLSPDLLDTAEEIFFTCTPMKVLPVKTCGQRTLSPVPGPVTRQLADLMAEVTSGRNRRFADWLFPVS